A single region of the Eleginops maclovinus isolate JMC-PN-2008 ecotype Puerto Natales chromosome 4, JC_Emac_rtc_rv5, whole genome shotgun sequence genome encodes:
- the ap1s2 gene encoding AP-1 complex subunit sigma-2, protein MQFMLLFSRQGKLRLQKWYVPLSDKERKKISRDLVQTILARKPKMCSFLEWRDLKIVYKRYASLYFCCAVEDQDNELITLEIIHRYVELLDKYFGSVCELDIIFNFEKAYFILDEFLLGGEAQETSKKNVLKAIEQADLLQEEAEAPRSVLEEIGLT, encoded by the exons ATGCAGTTCATGCTGTTGTTCAGCCGGCAGGGAAAGCTGCGGCTACAGAAATGGTATGTACCTCTGTCTgacaaggagaggaagaagatctCCAGAGATCTGGTCCAGACCATACTGGCCAGAAAGCCCAAGATGTGCAGCTTCTTGGAATGGAGGGACCTCAAAATCGTGTACAAGAG ATATGCAAGCCTGTATTTCTGCTGTGCCGTGGAGGATCAGGATAATGAGCTGATCACCCTGGAGATCATCCATCGATACGTGGAGCTGCTGGACAAATATTTTGGCAGT GTTTGTGAGTTGGATATTATCTTCAACTTTGAGAAGGCCTACTTCATTCTGGATGAGTTCCTGCTGGGGGGGGAGGCTCAGGAGACGTCAAAGAAGAACGTGCTGAAGGCCATTGAGCAGGCTGACCTGCTGCAAGAG GAGGCAGAGGCACCACGGAGCGTTCTGGAAGAAATTGGGCTGACATAA